The Colletes latitarsis isolate SP2378_abdomen chromosome 1, iyColLati1, whole genome shotgun sequence genome has a segment encoding these proteins:
- the LOC143343301 gene encoding transcription elongation regulator 1 isoform X3, producing MDVSTEQTTAVSETASNNEQEHNEEGMEETEDYGFDGEDYRHFIPRGRGGFRGRGRGGFDFPMRGGPPRFRGRGFGPRGPMFRGANNGYPFEGPPRPNCPPGPAGPRFRGPPPFDPSWGPMGPPNLMGPPNLMGPPGMPPPHMMNGPIGTGPGPYGPPPGMGPPNMNNIPGQQQPPQQQAQQQANIPGLDLNGEVWVETKTPDGKSYYYNIRTRETTWTKPEGPNVKVMVQDQLEQLVHGASKQTAPSNTPTSAAPTPSQISENRVPQTNEQPTSNNADAMNQLSTAPPGTGPPPTLGETPDITTQPSDPAQANGAAPATVTTTPAMNTPAVNTNMMQPPPNMIPMQHRMPNQFGGPIATQFGAAPFGMPPPGFQPFGGYGPPQANWGMPQMPHGVMTPQTPTEDPAILAQLDQELVASAMVWTEHRAPDGRLYYYNSKAGESVWEKPQALKDLDSAKLALRQKAEEAASNTTNTTMASATVNNNNVITEPIKQEKQQESNHETKDGIKEADINKPKKEETSPKETAKPQDKSRPISSTPVPGTPWCVVWTGDGRVFFYNPSSRISVWERPDDLIGRQDVDKMVSNPPDAIATTKPARQSDTSESSDDDQPTPAKKMKQEETKTVAPKEEEEKENKKTIDIGKEAAIEAEVRAARERAIVPLETRIKSFRDMLAEKDVSAFSTWEKELHKIVFDPRYLLLTSKERKQVFEKYVKERAEEERREKRNKMKERKEQFQKLLEEAGLHGKSSFSDFAQKHGRDERFKNVEKMRERESLFNEYLLEVRKKEKEEKTAKREQVKKEFIAMLREHKDIDRHSHWSDCKKKLETDWRYRVVESASTREDWFRDYVRMLKEERKKEKEKDKDHRHRDKDHHKSEKKDRDRKDVDKYKEKSSKDRADKDSSKDKKQRRSEAPAEENGKEKKEAIVEKESGEIEDNDEKPAKKENDKEDVEDQSDSEEDREKQKRERERRAEASLREREREVQRTLATHLRDRDKERQHHRHTEAVQHFSALLADLVRNGDLAWREAKRQLRKDHRWELAESLDREEKERLFNEHIEQLSRKKRDKFRELLDEVGASTELTASWRDIKKSLKDDPRYLKFSSSDRKCEKEFKEYIKDKLVAAKADFRELLQETKLITDKTYKKVQENSTHLAEIEEILRKDRRFLVLEAAAAERTRLLMGYLEELARRGPPPPPTASEPSRRPTTN from the exons ATGGACGTGAGTACCGAACAAACTACCGCGGTTTCGGAAACCGCTTCTAATAATGAACAGGAGCATAATGAGGAGGGCATGGAGGAGACGGAGGATTACGGTTTCGATGGAGAAGATTATAGGCATTTTATACCTCGGGGACGAGGTGGCTTTAG GGGTCGTGGCAGAGGTGGGTTTGATTTCCCCATGAGAGGTGGACCTCCAAGGTTTAGAGGAAGAGGGTTTGGACCTAGAGGACCGATGTTTCGAGGAGCGAATAATGGGTATCCATTTGAGGGTCCACCTAGGCCAAATTGCCCGCCAGGACCGGCTGGACCACGCTTCAGAGGACCTCCACCATTCGATCCTAGCTGGGGACCTATGGGGCCACCAAATTTGATGGGACCACCAAATCTAATGGGACCTCCAGGAATG CCACCTCCACACATGATGAATGGCCCAATTGGGACAGGTCCGGGACCATACGGACCACCTCCTGGAATGGGACCACCAAATATGAATAAC ATTCCAGGTCAGCAGCAACCCCCACAGCAACAGGCACAACAACAAGCAAACATTCCAGGCTTAGATCTCAATGGAGAGGTATGGGTGGAAACAAAAACACCAGACGGCAAAtcgtattattataatattcgtACAAGGGAAACTACTTGGACAAAACCAGAGGGTCCAAACGTGAAAGTCATGGTGCAAGATCAG tTAGAGCAATTGGTACATGGAGCATCCAAACAAACAGCGCCGTCTAACACCCCAACTTCCGCAGCTCCTACCCCAAGTCAAATTAGTGAGAATAGAGTTCCTCAAACTAACGAACAACCCACTTCTAATAATGCAGATGCTATGAATCAACTTAGTACTGCTCCTCCTGGTACAGGTCCACCTCCTACACTTGGCGAGACACCAGACATTACCACACAACCATCCGACCCAGCTCAAGCAAATG gtGCAGCGCCTGCGACTGTTACTACCACTCCAGCTATGAACACTCCAGCAGTAAATACAAATATGATGCAACCACCTCCTAATATGATACCTATGCAACATCGAATGCCAAATCAATTTGGTGGTCCAATTGCAACACAATTTGGGGCAGCACCCTTTGGTATGCCACCACCAGGTTTTCAACCTTTTGGAGGATATGGCCCACCACAAGCAAATTGgg GTATGCCACAAATGCCACACGGGGTAATGACTCCGCAAACTCCCACAGAGGACCCTGCCATATTAGCACAACTTGATCAAGAACTAGTAGCATCTGCTATGGTATGGACAGAACATCGTGCTCCTGATggcaggttatattattataacaGTAAAGCTGGAGAATCTGTTTGGGAgaaaccacaagctttaaaagatcTTGACA GTGCAAAATTAGCATTACGACAGAAAGCAGAGGAAGCAGCTTCTAATACTACAAATACTACTATGGCTAGTGCTACCGTTAATAATAACAATGTTATCACGGAACCTATAAAACAAGAAAAACAGCAAGAAAGCAACCATGAAACCAAAGATGGCATAAAGGAAGCAGATATCAACAAGCCGAAAAAAGAAGAAACATCACCTAAAGAAACTGCTAAACCTCAGGATAAATCTAGACCAATCTCTAGTACACCAGTGCCTGGAACACCTTG GTGTGTTGTTTGGACGGGTGATGGACGTGTATTTTTCTATAATCCTTCCTCGCGCATTTCGGTGTGGGAAAGGCCAGATGATCTTATTGGTCGTCAAGATGTTGATAAAATGGTTTCTAACCCACCGGATGCAATAGCAACTACTAAGCCCGCGCGTCAATCAGATACAAGCGAAAGCAGTGACGATGATCAACCAACACCTGCGAAGAAAATGAAACAAGAAGAAACTAAAA CTGTGGCGCCTaaagaagaggaggagaaggaaaataaaaaaaccaTTGATATCGGTAAAGAAGCTGCAATAGAAGCAGAAGTCCGAGCAGCTAGAGAAAGAGCAATTGTTCCCCTGGAAACACGGATTAAATCATTTAGAGATATGCTTGCAGAGAAAGAT GTATCAGCGTTCAGTACTTGGGAGAAAGAACTtcataaaatagtgttcgacccTCGTTACCTACTTTTGACGTCAAAGGAGAGAAAACAAGTGttcgagaaatatgtgaaggagAGAGCTGAGGAGGAAAGGCGAGAAAAGAGAAACAAAATGAAGGAACGAAAGGAACAATTCCAGAAATTGTTAGAAGAAGCTGGTCTTCATGGAAA ATCTTCGTTTAGTGATTTTGCTCAAAAACATGGGCGTGATGAACGGTTTAAGAATGTAGAAAAGATGCGTGAACGAGAGAGCCTTTTCAACGAATATCTGCTGGAAGTgcgaaaaaaggaaaaagaggaaaaaacAGCTAAACGAGAAcag GTGAAAAAGGAATTCATAGCGATGCTACGTGAACACAAAGACATCGACAGACATTCGCATTGGAGCGATTGTAAGAAAAAATTGGAAACAGATTGGAGGTACAGAGTGGTAGAATCGGCAAGCACGCGGGAAGATTGGTTTAGGGATTACGTTCGTATGCTAAAGGAGGAGaggaaaaaggaaaaggaaaaagACAAAGACCACCGGCACAGGGACAAAGATCATCACAAGTCGGAGAAGAAGGATAGGGATAGAAAGGATGTCGATAAGTACAAGGAAAAATCATCGAAGGATCGAGCTGACAAGGACAGTTCAAAGGATAAAAAACAACGAAGAAGCGAAGCACCTGCAGAAGAAAATGGCAAAGAAAAGAAAGAGGCAATAGTAGAAAAGGAGAGCGGAGAAATCGAAGATAATGATGAAAAGCCAGCAAAAAAGGAAAATGAT AAGGAAGATGTTGAAGATCAGTCCGATTCGGAAGAAGATCGTGAAAAACAGAAACGCGAGCGTGAAAGAAGAGCGGAAGCAAGTCTTcgtgaaagagagagagaagttCAAAGAACACTTGCCACACACCTTCGTGACAGAGATAAGGAAAGGCAGCATCAtcgtcacactgaagcagtacagCATTTCAGTGCTCTTCTCGCAGACTTA GTAAGAAACGGTGACCTGGCATGGCGAGAAGCGAAACGACAATTAAGAAAAGATCATAGATGGGAATTAGCGGAGAGTTTAGATCGTGAGGAAAAAGAGAGATTATTTAATGAACACATAGAGCAACTTAGTCGCAAGAAACGTGATAAATTCCGAGAGCTTCTCGATGAAGTAGGAGCTTCTACCGAACTCACTGCATCGTGGAGAGATATAAAGAAATCTTTAAAGGACGATCCTAGATATCTTAAATTTTCTTCTAGCGATCGG AAATGCGAGAAAGAATTTAAAGAGTATATTAAGGACAAACTTGTTGCGGCTAAAGCTGATTTCAGAGAGCTCCTACAA gaaACAAAACTTATTACCGATAAGACGTACAAAAAAGTGCAAGAAAACAGTACACATTTAGCAGAAATCGAAGAAATTTTAAGGAAGGATCGAAGATTTCTTGTACTGGAAGCAGCAGCTGCAGAACGAACTCGTTTGTTAATGGGATATTTGGAGGAATTGGCTCGTAGGGGTCCGCCTCCACCACCCACTGCCTCAGAGCCGTCAAGAAGACCAACTACAAA TTAA
- the LOC143343301 gene encoding transcription elongation regulator 1 isoform X5, which translates to MDVSTEQTTAVSETASNNEQEHNEEGMEETEDYGFDGEDYRHFIPRGRGGFRGRGRGGFDFPMRGGPPRFRGRGFGPRGPMFRGANNGYPFEGPPRPNCPPGPAGPRFRGPPPFDPSWGPMGPPNLMGPPNLMGPPGMPPPHMMNGPIGTGPGPYGPPPGMGPPNMNNIPGQQQPPQQQAQQQANIPGLDLNGEVWVETKTPDGKSYYYNIRTRETTWTKPEGPNVKVMVQDQLEQLVHGASKQTAPSNTPTSAAPTPSQISPPPTLGETPDITTQPSDPAQANGAAPATVTTTPAMNTPAVNTNMMQPPPNMIPMQHRMPNQFGGPIATQFGAAPFGMPPPGFQPFGGYGPPQANWGMPQMPHGVMTPQTPTEDPAILAQLDQELVASAMVWTEHRAPDGRLYYYNSKAGESVWEKPQALKDLDSAKLALRQKAEEAASNTTNTTMASATVNNNNVITEPIKQEKQQESNHETKDGIKEADINKPKKEETSPKETAKPQDKSRPISSTPVPGTPWCVVWTGDGRVFFYNPSSRISVWERPDDLIGRQDVDKMVSNPPDAIATTKPARQSDTSESSDDDQPTPAKKMKQEETKSGSISAVAPKEEEEKENKKTIDIGKEAAIEAEVRAARERAIVPLETRIKSFRDMLAEKDVSAFSTWEKELHKIVFDPRYLLLTSKERKQVFEKYVKERAEEERREKRNKMKERKEQFQKLLEEAGLHGKSSFSDFAQKHGRDERFKNVEKMRERESLFNEYLLEVRKKEKEEKTAKREQVKKEFIAMLREHKDIDRHSHWSDCKKKLETDWRYRVVESASTREDWFRDYVRMLKEERKKEKEKDKDHRHRDKDHHKSEKKDRDRKDVDKYKEKSSKDRADKDSSKDKKQRRSEAPAEENGKEKKEAIVEKESGEIEDNDEKPAKKENDKEDVEDQSDSEEDREKQKRERERRAEASLREREREVQRTLATHLRDRDKERQHHRHTEAVQHFSALLADLVRNGDLAWREAKRQLRKDHRWELAESLDREEKERLFNEHIEQLSRKKRDKFRELLDEVGASTELTASWRDIKKSLKDDPRYLKFSSSDRKCEKEFKEYIKDKLVAAKADFRELLQETKLITDKTYKKVQENSTHLAEIEEILRKDRRFLVLEAAAAERTRLLMGYLEELARRGPPPPPTASEPSRRPTTN; encoded by the exons ATGGACGTGAGTACCGAACAAACTACCGCGGTTTCGGAAACCGCTTCTAATAATGAACAGGAGCATAATGAGGAGGGCATGGAGGAGACGGAGGATTACGGTTTCGATGGAGAAGATTATAGGCATTTTATACCTCGGGGACGAGGTGGCTTTAG GGGTCGTGGCAGAGGTGGGTTTGATTTCCCCATGAGAGGTGGACCTCCAAGGTTTAGAGGAAGAGGGTTTGGACCTAGAGGACCGATGTTTCGAGGAGCGAATAATGGGTATCCATTTGAGGGTCCACCTAGGCCAAATTGCCCGCCAGGACCGGCTGGACCACGCTTCAGAGGACCTCCACCATTCGATCCTAGCTGGGGACCTATGGGGCCACCAAATTTGATGGGACCACCAAATCTAATGGGACCTCCAGGAATG CCACCTCCACACATGATGAATGGCCCAATTGGGACAGGTCCGGGACCATACGGACCACCTCCTGGAATGGGACCACCAAATATGAATAAC ATTCCAGGTCAGCAGCAACCCCCACAGCAACAGGCACAACAACAAGCAAACATTCCAGGCTTAGATCTCAATGGAGAGGTATGGGTGGAAACAAAAACACCAGACGGCAAAtcgtattattataatattcgtACAAGGGAAACTACTTGGACAAAACCAGAGGGTCCAAACGTGAAAGTCATGGTGCAAGATCAG tTAGAGCAATTGGTACATGGAGCATCCAAACAAACAGCGCCGTCTAACACCCCAACTTCCGCAGCTCCTACCCCAAGTCAAATTA GTCCACCTCCTACACTTGGCGAGACACCAGACATTACCACACAACCATCCGACCCAGCTCAAGCAAATG gtGCAGCGCCTGCGACTGTTACTACCACTCCAGCTATGAACACTCCAGCAGTAAATACAAATATGATGCAACCACCTCCTAATATGATACCTATGCAACATCGAATGCCAAATCAATTTGGTGGTCCAATTGCAACACAATTTGGGGCAGCACCCTTTGGTATGCCACCACCAGGTTTTCAACCTTTTGGAGGATATGGCCCACCACAAGCAAATTGgg GTATGCCACAAATGCCACACGGGGTAATGACTCCGCAAACTCCCACAGAGGACCCTGCCATATTAGCACAACTTGATCAAGAACTAGTAGCATCTGCTATGGTATGGACAGAACATCGTGCTCCTGATggcaggttatattattataacaGTAAAGCTGGAGAATCTGTTTGGGAgaaaccacaagctttaaaagatcTTGACA GTGCAAAATTAGCATTACGACAGAAAGCAGAGGAAGCAGCTTCTAATACTACAAATACTACTATGGCTAGTGCTACCGTTAATAATAACAATGTTATCACGGAACCTATAAAACAAGAAAAACAGCAAGAAAGCAACCATGAAACCAAAGATGGCATAAAGGAAGCAGATATCAACAAGCCGAAAAAAGAAGAAACATCACCTAAAGAAACTGCTAAACCTCAGGATAAATCTAGACCAATCTCTAGTACACCAGTGCCTGGAACACCTTG GTGTGTTGTTTGGACGGGTGATGGACGTGTATTTTTCTATAATCCTTCCTCGCGCATTTCGGTGTGGGAAAGGCCAGATGATCTTATTGGTCGTCAAGATGTTGATAAAATGGTTTCTAACCCACCGGATGCAATAGCAACTACTAAGCCCGCGCGTCAATCAGATACAAGCGAAAGCAGTGACGATGATCAACCAACACCTGCGAAGAAAATGAAACAAGAAGAAACTAAAA GTGGTTCTATTTCAGCTGTGGCGCCTaaagaagaggaggagaaggaaaataaaaaaaccaTTGATATCGGTAAAGAAGCTGCAATAGAAGCAGAAGTCCGAGCAGCTAGAGAAAGAGCAATTGTTCCCCTGGAAACACGGATTAAATCATTTAGAGATATGCTTGCAGAGAAAGAT GTATCAGCGTTCAGTACTTGGGAGAAAGAACTtcataaaatagtgttcgacccTCGTTACCTACTTTTGACGTCAAAGGAGAGAAAACAAGTGttcgagaaatatgtgaaggagAGAGCTGAGGAGGAAAGGCGAGAAAAGAGAAACAAAATGAAGGAACGAAAGGAACAATTCCAGAAATTGTTAGAAGAAGCTGGTCTTCATGGAAA ATCTTCGTTTAGTGATTTTGCTCAAAAACATGGGCGTGATGAACGGTTTAAGAATGTAGAAAAGATGCGTGAACGAGAGAGCCTTTTCAACGAATATCTGCTGGAAGTgcgaaaaaaggaaaaagaggaaaaaacAGCTAAACGAGAAcag GTGAAAAAGGAATTCATAGCGATGCTACGTGAACACAAAGACATCGACAGACATTCGCATTGGAGCGATTGTAAGAAAAAATTGGAAACAGATTGGAGGTACAGAGTGGTAGAATCGGCAAGCACGCGGGAAGATTGGTTTAGGGATTACGTTCGTATGCTAAAGGAGGAGaggaaaaaggaaaaggaaaaagACAAAGACCACCGGCACAGGGACAAAGATCATCACAAGTCGGAGAAGAAGGATAGGGATAGAAAGGATGTCGATAAGTACAAGGAAAAATCATCGAAGGATCGAGCTGACAAGGACAGTTCAAAGGATAAAAAACAACGAAGAAGCGAAGCACCTGCAGAAGAAAATGGCAAAGAAAAGAAAGAGGCAATAGTAGAAAAGGAGAGCGGAGAAATCGAAGATAATGATGAAAAGCCAGCAAAAAAGGAAAATGAT AAGGAAGATGTTGAAGATCAGTCCGATTCGGAAGAAGATCGTGAAAAACAGAAACGCGAGCGTGAAAGAAGAGCGGAAGCAAGTCTTcgtgaaagagagagagaagttCAAAGAACACTTGCCACACACCTTCGTGACAGAGATAAGGAAAGGCAGCATCAtcgtcacactgaagcagtacagCATTTCAGTGCTCTTCTCGCAGACTTA GTAAGAAACGGTGACCTGGCATGGCGAGAAGCGAAACGACAATTAAGAAAAGATCATAGATGGGAATTAGCGGAGAGTTTAGATCGTGAGGAAAAAGAGAGATTATTTAATGAACACATAGAGCAACTTAGTCGCAAGAAACGTGATAAATTCCGAGAGCTTCTCGATGAAGTAGGAGCTTCTACCGAACTCACTGCATCGTGGAGAGATATAAAGAAATCTTTAAAGGACGATCCTAGATATCTTAAATTTTCTTCTAGCGATCGG AAATGCGAGAAAGAATTTAAAGAGTATATTAAGGACAAACTTGTTGCGGCTAAAGCTGATTTCAGAGAGCTCCTACAA gaaACAAAACTTATTACCGATAAGACGTACAAAAAAGTGCAAGAAAACAGTACACATTTAGCAGAAATCGAAGAAATTTTAAGGAAGGATCGAAGATTTCTTGTACTGGAAGCAGCAGCTGCAGAACGAACTCGTTTGTTAATGGGATATTTGGAGGAATTGGCTCGTAGGGGTCCGCCTCCACCACCCACTGCCTCAGAGCCGTCAAGAAGACCAACTACAAA TTAA
- the LOC143343301 gene encoding transcription elongation regulator 1 isoform X6, with protein MKLMSTLGGRGRGGFDFPMRGGPPRFRGRGFGPRGPMFRGANNGYPFEGPPRPNCPPGPAGPRFRGPPPFDPSWGPMGPPNLMGPPNLMGPPGMPPPHMMNGPIGTGPGPYGPPPGMGPPNMNNIPGQQQPPQQQAQQQANIPGLDLNGEVWVETKTPDGKSYYYNIRTRETTWTKPEGPNVKVMVQDQLEQLVHGASKQTAPSNTPTSAAPTPSQISENRVPQTNEQPTSNNADAMNQLSTAPPGTGPPPTLGETPDITTQPSDPAQANGAAPATVTTTPAMNTPAVNTNMMQPPPNMIPMQHRMPNQFGGPIATQFGAAPFGMPPPGFQPFGGYGPPQANWGMPQMPHGVMTPQTPTEDPAILAQLDQELVASAMVWTEHRAPDGRLYYYNSKAGESVWEKPQALKDLDSAKLALRQKAEEAASNTTNTTMASATVNNNNVITEPIKQEKQQESNHETKDGIKEADINKPKKEETSPKETAKPQDKSRPISSTPVPGTPWCVVWTGDGRVFFYNPSSRISVWERPDDLIGRQDVDKMVSNPPDAIATTKPARQSDTSESSDDDQPTPAKKMKQEETKSGSISAVAPKEEEEKENKKTIDIGKEAAIEAEVRAARERAIVPLETRIKSFRDMLAEKDVSAFSTWEKELHKIVFDPRYLLLTSKERKQVFEKYVKERAEEERREKRNKMKERKEQFQKLLEEAGLHGKSSFSDFAQKHGRDERFKNVEKMRERESLFNEYLLEVRKKEKEEKTAKREQVKKEFIAMLREHKDIDRHSHWSDCKKKLETDWRYRVVESASTREDWFRDYVRMLKEERKKEKEKDKDHRHRDKDHHKSEKKDRDRKDVDKYKEKSSKDRADKDSSKDKKQRRSEAPAEENGKEKKEAIVEKESGEIEDNDEKPAKKENDKEDVEDQSDSEEDREKQKRERERRAEASLREREREVQRTLATHLRDRDKERQHHRHTEAVQHFSALLADLVRNGDLAWREAKRQLRKDHRWELAESLDREEKERLFNEHIEQLSRKKRDKFRELLDEVGASTELTASWRDIKKSLKDDPRYLKFSSSDRKCEKEFKEYIKDKLVAAKADFRELLQETKLITDKTYKKVQENSTHLAEIEEILRKDRRFLVLEAAAAERTRLLMGYLEELARRGPPPPPTASEPSRRPTTN; from the exons ATGAAGCTGATGTCTACTCTTGG GGGTCGTGGCAGAGGTGGGTTTGATTTCCCCATGAGAGGTGGACCTCCAAGGTTTAGAGGAAGAGGGTTTGGACCTAGAGGACCGATGTTTCGAGGAGCGAATAATGGGTATCCATTTGAGGGTCCACCTAGGCCAAATTGCCCGCCAGGACCGGCTGGACCACGCTTCAGAGGACCTCCACCATTCGATCCTAGCTGGGGACCTATGGGGCCACCAAATTTGATGGGACCACCAAATCTAATGGGACCTCCAGGAATG CCACCTCCACACATGATGAATGGCCCAATTGGGACAGGTCCGGGACCATACGGACCACCTCCTGGAATGGGACCACCAAATATGAATAAC ATTCCAGGTCAGCAGCAACCCCCACAGCAACAGGCACAACAACAAGCAAACATTCCAGGCTTAGATCTCAATGGAGAGGTATGGGTGGAAACAAAAACACCAGACGGCAAAtcgtattattataatattcgtACAAGGGAAACTACTTGGACAAAACCAGAGGGTCCAAACGTGAAAGTCATGGTGCAAGATCAG tTAGAGCAATTGGTACATGGAGCATCCAAACAAACAGCGCCGTCTAACACCCCAACTTCCGCAGCTCCTACCCCAAGTCAAATTAGTGAGAATAGAGTTCCTCAAACTAACGAACAACCCACTTCTAATAATGCAGATGCTATGAATCAACTTAGTACTGCTCCTCCTGGTACAGGTCCACCTCCTACACTTGGCGAGACACCAGACATTACCACACAACCATCCGACCCAGCTCAAGCAAATG gtGCAGCGCCTGCGACTGTTACTACCACTCCAGCTATGAACACTCCAGCAGTAAATACAAATATGATGCAACCACCTCCTAATATGATACCTATGCAACATCGAATGCCAAATCAATTTGGTGGTCCAATTGCAACACAATTTGGGGCAGCACCCTTTGGTATGCCACCACCAGGTTTTCAACCTTTTGGAGGATATGGCCCACCACAAGCAAATTGgg GTATGCCACAAATGCCACACGGGGTAATGACTCCGCAAACTCCCACAGAGGACCCTGCCATATTAGCACAACTTGATCAAGAACTAGTAGCATCTGCTATGGTATGGACAGAACATCGTGCTCCTGATggcaggttatattattataacaGTAAAGCTGGAGAATCTGTTTGGGAgaaaccacaagctttaaaagatcTTGACA GTGCAAAATTAGCATTACGACAGAAAGCAGAGGAAGCAGCTTCTAATACTACAAATACTACTATGGCTAGTGCTACCGTTAATAATAACAATGTTATCACGGAACCTATAAAACAAGAAAAACAGCAAGAAAGCAACCATGAAACCAAAGATGGCATAAAGGAAGCAGATATCAACAAGCCGAAAAAAGAAGAAACATCACCTAAAGAAACTGCTAAACCTCAGGATAAATCTAGACCAATCTCTAGTACACCAGTGCCTGGAACACCTTG GTGTGTTGTTTGGACGGGTGATGGACGTGTATTTTTCTATAATCCTTCCTCGCGCATTTCGGTGTGGGAAAGGCCAGATGATCTTATTGGTCGTCAAGATGTTGATAAAATGGTTTCTAACCCACCGGATGCAATAGCAACTACTAAGCCCGCGCGTCAATCAGATACAAGCGAAAGCAGTGACGATGATCAACCAACACCTGCGAAGAAAATGAAACAAGAAGAAACTAAAA GTGGTTCTATTTCAGCTGTGGCGCCTaaagaagaggaggagaaggaaaataaaaaaaccaTTGATATCGGTAAAGAAGCTGCAATAGAAGCAGAAGTCCGAGCAGCTAGAGAAAGAGCAATTGTTCCCCTGGAAACACGGATTAAATCATTTAGAGATATGCTTGCAGAGAAAGAT GTATCAGCGTTCAGTACTTGGGAGAAAGAACTtcataaaatagtgttcgacccTCGTTACCTACTTTTGACGTCAAAGGAGAGAAAACAAGTGttcgagaaatatgtgaaggagAGAGCTGAGGAGGAAAGGCGAGAAAAGAGAAACAAAATGAAGGAACGAAAGGAACAATTCCAGAAATTGTTAGAAGAAGCTGGTCTTCATGGAAA ATCTTCGTTTAGTGATTTTGCTCAAAAACATGGGCGTGATGAACGGTTTAAGAATGTAGAAAAGATGCGTGAACGAGAGAGCCTTTTCAACGAATATCTGCTGGAAGTgcgaaaaaaggaaaaagaggaaaaaacAGCTAAACGAGAAcag GTGAAAAAGGAATTCATAGCGATGCTACGTGAACACAAAGACATCGACAGACATTCGCATTGGAGCGATTGTAAGAAAAAATTGGAAACAGATTGGAGGTACAGAGTGGTAGAATCGGCAAGCACGCGGGAAGATTGGTTTAGGGATTACGTTCGTATGCTAAAGGAGGAGaggaaaaaggaaaaggaaaaagACAAAGACCACCGGCACAGGGACAAAGATCATCACAAGTCGGAGAAGAAGGATAGGGATAGAAAGGATGTCGATAAGTACAAGGAAAAATCATCGAAGGATCGAGCTGACAAGGACAGTTCAAAGGATAAAAAACAACGAAGAAGCGAAGCACCTGCAGAAGAAAATGGCAAAGAAAAGAAAGAGGCAATAGTAGAAAAGGAGAGCGGAGAAATCGAAGATAATGATGAAAAGCCAGCAAAAAAGGAAAATGAT AAGGAAGATGTTGAAGATCAGTCCGATTCGGAAGAAGATCGTGAAAAACAGAAACGCGAGCGTGAAAGAAGAGCGGAAGCAAGTCTTcgtgaaagagagagagaagttCAAAGAACACTTGCCACACACCTTCGTGACAGAGATAAGGAAAGGCAGCATCAtcgtcacactgaagcagtacagCATTTCAGTGCTCTTCTCGCAGACTTA GTAAGAAACGGTGACCTGGCATGGCGAGAAGCGAAACGACAATTAAGAAAAGATCATAGATGGGAATTAGCGGAGAGTTTAGATCGTGAGGAAAAAGAGAGATTATTTAATGAACACATAGAGCAACTTAGTCGCAAGAAACGTGATAAATTCCGAGAGCTTCTCGATGAAGTAGGAGCTTCTACCGAACTCACTGCATCGTGGAGAGATATAAAGAAATCTTTAAAGGACGATCCTAGATATCTTAAATTTTCTTCTAGCGATCGG AAATGCGAGAAAGAATTTAAAGAGTATATTAAGGACAAACTTGTTGCGGCTAAAGCTGATTTCAGAGAGCTCCTACAA gaaACAAAACTTATTACCGATAAGACGTACAAAAAAGTGCAAGAAAACAGTACACATTTAGCAGAAATCGAAGAAATTTTAAGGAAGGATCGAAGATTTCTTGTACTGGAAGCAGCAGCTGCAGAACGAACTCGTTTGTTAATGGGATATTTGGAGGAATTGGCTCGTAGGGGTCCGCCTCCACCACCCACTGCCTCAGAGCCGTCAAGAAGACCAACTACAAA TTAA